A single region of the Kineosporiaceae bacterium SCSIO 59966 genome encodes:
- the tuf gene encoding elongation factor Tu — protein MAKAKFERTKPHVNIGTIGHIDHGKTTLTAAISKVLHDKYPDLNPFTPFDEIDKAPEEKQRGITISIAHIEYQTESRHYAHVDCPGHADYIKNMITGAAQMDGAILVVAATDGPMPQTKEHVLLARQVGVPYIVVALNKADMVDDEEILELVEMEVRELLSQYEFPGDDVPVVRVSALKALEGDPEWSEKLMELMDAVDTAIPEPERDVDKPFLMPVEDVFTITGRGTVVTGRVERGVLRVNEEVEIVGIKEKSLKTTVTGVEMFRKLLDEARAGENVGLLLRGTKREEVERGQVVCKPGSITPHTEFEARVYILGKDEGGRHNPFYSNYRPQFYFRTTDVTGVIQLPEGTEMVMPGDNTEMTVQLIQPIAMEEGLRFAIREGGRTVGAGQVTKILK, from the coding sequence GTGGCGAAGGCGAAGTTCGAGCGGACTAAGCCGCACGTCAACATCGGCACCATTGGTCACATCGACCACGGCAAGACGACGCTGACGGCAGCTATCAGCAAGGTGCTGCACGACAAGTACCCGGACCTGAACCCCTTCACGCCGTTCGACGAGATCGACAAGGCGCCGGAGGAGAAGCAGCGCGGTATCACCATCTCCATCGCGCACATCGAGTACCAGACCGAGTCGCGGCACTACGCGCACGTCGACTGCCCGGGTCACGCGGACTACATCAAGAACATGATCACGGGTGCCGCGCAGATGGACGGGGCCATCCTCGTGGTCGCTGCGACCGACGGCCCGATGCCGCAGACCAAGGAGCACGTGCTGCTGGCCCGTCAGGTCGGCGTGCCGTACATCGTCGTGGCGCTGAACAAGGCGGACATGGTCGACGACGAGGAGATCCTCGAGCTCGTCGAGATGGAGGTCCGGGAGCTGCTGTCGCAGTACGAGTTCCCGGGTGACGACGTCCCGGTGGTGCGCGTCTCGGCGCTCAAGGCGCTCGAGGGCGACCCCGAGTGGTCCGAGAAGCTCATGGAGCTCATGGACGCCGTCGACACCGCCATCCCGGAGCCGGAGCGCGACGTCGACAAGCCGTTCCTCATGCCGGTCGAGGACGTCTTCACCATCACCGGCCGCGGCACGGTCGTCACCGGCCGCGTCGAGCGCGGTGTCCTCCGCGTCAACGAGGAGGTGGAGATCGTCGGCATCAAGGAGAAGTCGCTGAAGACGACGGTCACCGGCGTGGAGATGTTCCGCAAGCTGCTCGACGAGGCCCGTGCGGGCGAGAACGTCGGTCTGCTGCTGCGCGGTACCAAGCGCGAGGAGGTGGAGCGCGGCCAGGTCGTCTGCAAGCCGGGCTCGATCACCCCGCACACCGAGTTCGAGGCGCGGGTCTACATCCTCGGCAAGGACGAGGGTGGCCGGCACAACCCGTTCTACTCGAACTACCGTCCGCAGTTCTACTTCCGGACGACCGACGTCACCGGCGTCATCCAGCTGCCCGAGGGCACCGAGATGGTCATGCCCGGCGACAACACCGAGATGACGGTTCAGCTGATCCAGCCGATCGCGATGGAGGAGGGCCTGCGCTTCGCCATCCGCGAGGGCGGCCGCACCGTCGGCGCCGGCCAGGTGACGAAGATCCTCAAGTGA
- the rpsJ gene encoding 30S ribosomal protein S10: MAGQKIRIRLKSYDHEVIDSSARKIVDTVTRAGATVVGPVPLPTEKNVYCVIRSPHKYKDSREHFEMRTHKRLIDIIDPTPKAVDSLMRLDLPADVNIEIKL; this comes from the coding sequence ATGGCGGGACAGAAGATCCGCATCCGGCTCAAGTCCTACGACCACGAGGTGATCGACAGCTCGGCGCGCAAGATCGTCGACACGGTGACCCGGGCCGGGGCGACAGTCGTGGGGCCGGTGCCGCTCCCGACCGAGAAGAACGTGTACTGCGTCATCCGGTCGCCCCACAAGTACAAGGACAGCCGCGAGCACTTCGAGATGCGGACGCACAAGCGGCTCATCGACATCATCGATCCCACGCCGAAGGCCGTCGACTCGCTCATGCGGCTCGACCTGCCGGCCGACGTGAACATCGAGATCAAGCTCTGA
- the rplC gene encoding 50S ribosomal protein L3: protein MLGTKLGMTQVWDADGRLVPVTVIQAGPCVVTQVRTPEVDGYSAVQLAFGAIDPRKVTKPLTGHFEKAGVTPRRHLVELRTSDAAEYSAGQELTAEVFTAGQSVDVVGTTKGKGTAGVMKRHGFAGVGASHGAHRNHRKPGSIGGASTPGRVFKGLRMAGRMGNERQTTQNLTVHAVDADKGLLLVKGAVPGPRGGVVLVKTAAKAAPEEA, encoded by the coding sequence CTGCTCGGCACCAAGCTGGGGATGACCCAGGTCTGGGACGCCGACGGCCGGCTGGTGCCGGTCACCGTGATCCAGGCCGGTCCCTGCGTGGTGACGCAGGTCCGCACGCCGGAGGTCGACGGCTACAGCGCCGTTCAGCTGGCCTTCGGGGCGATCGACCCACGCAAGGTGACCAAGCCGCTCACCGGGCACTTCGAGAAGGCCGGCGTGACCCCCCGCCGCCACCTCGTCGAGCTGCGCACCTCCGACGCCGCGGAGTACTCCGCCGGCCAGGAGCTGACCGCGGAGGTGTTCACCGCCGGCCAGAGCGTCGACGTCGTGGGCACGACGAAGGGCAAGGGCACGGCCGGCGTGATGAAGCGGCACGGCTTCGCCGGCGTCGGCGCCTCGCACGGTGCCCACCGCAACCACCGCAAGCCCGGCTCGATCGGCGGCGCATCCACCCCCGGCCGCGTCTTCAAGGGCCTGCGGATGGCCGGCCGGATGGGCAACGAGCGTCAGACCACCCAGAACCTGACCGTGCACGCGGTCGACGCGGACAAGGGGCTGCTGCTCGTCAAGGGCGCGGTCCCTGGCCCCCGCGGAGGCGTCGTGCTCGTCAAGACCGCGGCGAAGGCCGCGCCCGAGGAGGCGTGA
- the rplD gene encoding 50S ribosomal protein L4, translating to MAPTDQTRTAVDVRDASGATVGTRELPAEVFDVQTNVPLIHQVVVGQLAAARQGTHDTRSRGEVRGGGRKPYRQKGTGRARQGSLRAPQFAGGGTVHGPTPRDYTQRTPKKMKAAALRGALSDRARHGRVHVVSALVDGDTPSTKAAVQALGAVSSRRNVLVVLERDDEVTWKSLRNVDGVHLLVADQLNTYDVLCSDDVVFTTGALDAFLAGPVTGRSAKAVATESEAAEAAAEAAGTSEEEAK from the coding sequence ATGGCTCCCACCGACCAGACCCGCACCGCCGTCGACGTCCGAGACGCCTCGGGTGCCACGGTGGGCACGCGCGAGCTGCCCGCCGAGGTGTTCGACGTCCAGACCAACGTGCCGCTGATCCACCAGGTCGTCGTCGGTCAGCTGGCCGCCGCCCGCCAGGGCACGCACGACACCAGGTCCCGCGGTGAGGTGCGCGGCGGGGGGCGCAAGCCCTACCGGCAGAAGGGCACCGGCCGGGCGCGGCAGGGTTCGCTGCGCGCGCCGCAGTTCGCCGGCGGTGGCACCGTGCACGGGCCGACGCCGCGCGACTACACCCAGCGCACCCCGAAGAAGATGAAGGCCGCCGCCCTGCGGGGCGCCCTGTCCGACCGGGCCCGGCACGGCCGGGTGCACGTCGTCAGCGCCCTGGTGGACGGCGACACCCCCTCCACCAAGGCCGCGGTCCAGGCGCTGGGCGCGGTGAGCTCCCGGCGCAACGTGCTCGTCGTGCTGGAGCGCGACGACGAGGTCACCTGGAAGAGCCTGCGCAACGTCGACGGCGTGCACCTGCTCGTCGCGGACCAGCTCAACACCTACGACGTGCTGTGCTCCGACGACGTCGTGTTCACCACCGGCGCGCTCGACGCGTTCCTCGCCGGGCCGGTGACCGGACGGTCCGCGAAGGCCGTCGCCACCGAGTCCGAGGCAGCCGAGGCGGCGGCCGAGGCGGCCGGGACGTCCGAGGAGGAGGCCAAGTGA
- the rplW gene encoding 50S ribosomal protein L23: MTTAASHYRDPRDILIAPVVSEKSYGLLDEGKYTFLVDPRANKTQIKLAVEKVFGVKVAWVNTANREGKRRRTRFGTGKRKDTKRAIVTLREGTIDIFGGPVS; this comes from the coding sequence GTGACCACCGCAGCCAGCCACTACCGCGACCCCCGCGACATCCTCATCGCGCCTGTCGTGTCCGAGAAGTCGTACGGGCTGCTCGACGAGGGTAAGTACACCTTCCTCGTCGACCCCCGGGCCAACAAGACCCAGATCAAGCTCGCGGTCGAGAAGGTCTTCGGGGTCAAGGTGGCGTGGGTCAACACCGCCAACCGTGAGGGCAAGCGCCGTCGCACCCGGTTCGGGACCGGCAAGCGCAAGGACACCAAGCGCGCGATCGTGACGCTGCGCGAGGGCACCATCGACATCTTCGGAGGACCGGTCTCCTGA
- the rplB gene encoding 50S ribosomal protein L2: MGIRKYKPTTPGRRGSSVADFVEVTRSEPEKSLVRPLTKKGGRNSSGRITTRHQGGGHKRAYRVIDFRRADKDGVPAKVAHIEYDPNRTARIALLHYADGTKRYILAPHRLRQGDLVENGPGADIKPGNNLPLRNIPVGTVVHAIELRPGGGAKIARSAGTSVQLVAKEGPNAQLRMPSGEIRNVDVRCRATVGEVGNAEQSNINWGKAGRMRWKGKRPTVRGVAMNPIDHPHGGGEGKTSGGRHPVSPWGQPEGRTRQANKASDRQIVRRRRTGKKR, translated from the coding sequence ATGGGAATCCGCAAGTACAAGCCGACGACGCCGGGCCGCCGTGGCTCCAGCGTCGCCGACTTCGTCGAGGTCACCCGGTCGGAGCCGGAGAAGTCGCTGGTCCGTCCCCTGACCAAGAAGGGCGGCCGCAACAGCAGCGGCCGGATCACCACCCGGCACCAGGGTGGTGGGCACAAGCGCGCCTACCGGGTCATCGACTTCCGTCGGGCCGACAAGGACGGCGTGCCGGCCAAGGTCGCGCACATCGAGTACGACCCGAACCGCACCGCCCGGATCGCGCTGCTGCACTACGCGGACGGTACGAAGCGGTACATCCTCGCGCCGCACCGACTGCGCCAGGGGGACCTCGTCGAGAACGGGCCGGGTGCGGACATCAAGCCGGGGAACAACCTGCCGCTGCGCAACATCCCGGTCGGCACCGTCGTGCACGCGATCGAGCTGCGCCCCGGCGGCGGGGCGAAGATCGCCCGCTCGGCCGGCACCTCGGTGCAGCTCGTCGCCAAGGAGGGGCCGAACGCCCAGCTGCGGATGCCGTCGGGGGAGATCCGCAACGTCGACGTCCGCTGCCGCGCCACCGTCGGCGAGGTCGGCAACGCCGAGCAGTCCAACATCAACTGGGGTAAGGCCGGACGGATGCGCTGGAAGGGCAAGCGCCCGACCGTCCGCGGTGTCGCGATGAACCCGATCGACCACCCGCACGGTGGTGGTGAGGGCAAGACCTCGGGTGGTCGCCACCCGGTCAGCCCCTGGGGTCAGCCCGAGGGCCGCACCCGCCAGGCCAACAAGGCCAGTGACCGCCAGATCGTCCGTCGCCGCCGCACCGGCAAGAAGCGCTGA
- the rpsS gene encoding 30S ribosomal protein S19 → MPRSLKKGPFVDDHLMKKVDEQNSKGTKNVIRTWSRRSMIVPDMLGHTIAVHDGRKHVPVFITEAMVGHKLGEFAPTRTFRGHEKDDRKARRR, encoded by the coding sequence ATGCCTCGCAGCCTGAAGAAGGGCCCCTTCGTCGACGACCACCTCATGAAGAAGGTGGACGAGCAGAACAGCAAGGGGACCAAGAACGTCATCCGGACCTGGTCCCGGCGCTCGATGATCGTGCCGGACATGCTCGGCCACACGATCGCCGTGCACGACGGCCGCAAGCACGTGCCGGTGTTCATCACCGAGGCGATGGTCGGCCACAAGCTCGGGGAGTTCGCGCCCACGCGGACGTTCCGCGGCCACGAGAAGGACGACCGCAAGGCCCGTCGCCGGTGA
- the rplV gene encoding 50S ribosomal protein L22, producing MEAKAQARYVRVTPQKARRVVDLIRGRQAGEAVSVLRFAPQAASEPVRKVVESAIANARVKADRASEPFDERELVVRAAFVDEGPTMKRFRPRAQGRAFRINKRTSHITVVVGPRPDARRTDTGRNS from the coding sequence ATGGAAGCCAAGGCGCAGGCGCGGTACGTCCGCGTCACGCCCCAGAAGGCTCGGCGCGTCGTGGACCTCATCCGGGGCCGCCAGGCCGGCGAGGCCGTGTCGGTGCTGCGGTTCGCGCCGCAGGCGGCGAGCGAGCCGGTGCGCAAGGTCGTGGAGAGCGCGATCGCCAACGCCCGGGTCAAGGCCGACCGCGCCAGCGAGCCGTTCGACGAGCGTGAGCTCGTCGTCCGGGCGGCGTTCGTGGACGAGGGTCCGACGATGAAGCGGTTCCGCCCGCGGGCGCAGGGTCGCGCGTTCCGGATCAACAAGCGCACCAGCCACATCACCGTGGTCGTGGGCCCGCGCCCCGACGCGCGCAGGACCGACACAGGGAGGAACTCCTAG
- the rpsC gene encoding 30S ribosomal protein S3, which produces MGQKINPNGFRLGITTDHRSRWFADSTKPGQRYRDYVKEDVAIRRLMSTGMERAGIAKVEIERTRDRVRVDIHTARPGIVIGRRGAEADRLRGELEKLTGKQVQLNILEVKNPETDAQLVAQGIAEQLSSRVSFRRAMRKGMQTALRAGAKGVRVQCSGRLGGAEMSRSEFYREGRVPLHTLRANIDYGFYEARTTFGRIGVKVWIYKGDMTQRELAQQQAAAAGPRAPRGPRSDRPQRGRRPATAGAATGGAPAEAAATTGSEG; this is translated from the coding sequence GTGGGCCAGAAGATCAACCCCAACGGGTTCCGGCTCGGCATCACCACCGACCACCGGTCGCGCTGGTTCGCCGACAGCACCAAGCCCGGTCAGCGGTACCGCGACTACGTCAAGGAGGACGTCGCCATCCGCCGGCTCATGTCCACCGGCATGGAGCGCGCGGGCATCGCCAAGGTGGAGATCGAGCGCACCCGCGACCGGGTCCGTGTCGACATCCACACCGCCCGTCCCGGCATCGTGATCGGGCGCCGTGGCGCGGAGGCCGACCGGCTGCGCGGGGAGCTGGAGAAGCTCACCGGCAAGCAGGTGCAGCTCAACATCCTCGAGGTGAAGAACCCCGAGACCGACGCCCAGCTCGTCGCCCAGGGCATCGCCGAGCAGCTGTCCAGCCGGGTGTCGTTCCGGCGCGCGATGCGCAAGGGGATGCAGACCGCGCTGCGCGCCGGCGCCAAGGGCGTCCGGGTGCAGTGCTCCGGCCGGCTCGGTGGCGCCGAGATGAGCCGCTCGGAGTTCTACCGTGAGGGCCGGGTGCCGCTGCACACGCTGCGCGCGAACATCGACTACGGCTTCTACGAGGCGCGCACCACCTTCGGCCGGATCGGCGTGAAGGTCTGGATCTACAAGGGCGACATGACGCAGCGCGAGCTCGCGCAGCAGCAGGCCGCCGCCGCCGGTCCGCGCGCCCCCCGGGGCCCGCGGAGTGACCGCCCCCAGCGCGGACGCCGTCCGGCCACTGCGGGTGCCGCCACCGGCGGCGCCCCGGCCGAGGCCGCCGCCACGACCGGATCGGAGGGCTGA
- the rplP gene encoding 50S ribosomal protein L16 — MLVPRRLKHRKQHHPKRSGAAKGGTTVAFGDYGIQALEPAYVTNRQIESARIAMTRYIKRGGKVWINIYPDRPLTKKPAETRMGSGKGSPEWWVANVKPGRVMFELSGVPEPVAREAMRLAMHKLPMKCRFVRREGGDQ; from the coding sequence GTGCTCGTCCCCCGTCGACTCAAGCACCGCAAGCAGCACCACCCCAAGCGGTCCGGGGCTGCCAAGGGCGGGACGACCGTCGCGTTCGGTGACTACGGCATCCAGGCGCTGGAGCCCGCCTACGTCACGAACCGGCAGATCGAGTCCGCCCGAATCGCGATGACCCGCTACATCAAGCGCGGCGGGAAGGTCTGGATCAACATCTACCCCGACCGGCCGCTGACCAAGAAGCCGGCCGAGACCCGGATGGGTTCCGGCAAGGGCTCCCCGGAGTGGTGGGTGGCCAACGTCAAGCCCGGCCGGGTGATGTTCGAGCTGTCCGGCGTCCCGGAGCCGGTGGCACGCGAGGCGATGCGCCTGGCGATGCACAAGCTCCCCATGAAGTGCCGCTTCGTGCGGCGCGAGGGTGGTGATCAGTGA
- a CDS encoding 50S ribosomal protein L29, translated as MAVGSKDLTPADLRTFEDERLAEELRKAKEELFNLRFQSATGQLESHGRLKAVRRDIARIYTVMRERELGIGEIEAEGGSEQ; from the coding sequence ATGGCAGTCGGTTCCAAGGACCTCACCCCGGCCGACCTGCGCACGTTCGAGGACGAGCGCCTGGCCGAGGAGCTGCGCAAGGCGAAGGAGGAGCTGTTCAACCTCCGCTTCCAGTCGGCCACCGGCCAGCTGGAGAGCCACGGGCGGCTCAAGGCCGTCCGGCGCGACATCGCCCGGATCTACACGGTCATGCGCGAGCGCGAGCTCGGCATCGGCGAGATCGAGGCCGAGGGCGGGAGCGAGCAGTGA
- the rpsQ gene encoding 30S ribosomal protein S17, producing MDKQTEQTGQTRQTGQTGQRGNRKVRRGYVVSDKMDKTVVVAVEDRVKHPLYGKVMRRTNKVKVHDEQNTAGTGDLVLIMETRPLSATKRWRLVEVLEKAK from the coding sequence ATGGACAAGCAGACCGAGCAGACCGGGCAGACCAGGCAGACCGGGCAGACCGGGCAGCGCGGCAACCGGAAGGTCCGTCGCGGCTACGTCGTCAGCGACAAGATGGACAAGACCGTCGTGGTCGCTGTCGAGGACCGGGTGAAGCACCCGCTCTACGGCAAGGTCATGCGGCGCACCAACAAGGTCAAGGTCCACGACGAGCAGAACACCGCCGGCACCGGCGACCTCGTCCTGATCATGGAGACCCGACCGCTGTCCGCGACGAAGCGCTGGCGCCTCGTCGAGGTCCTCGAGAAGGCCAAGTAG
- the rplN gene encoding 50S ribosomal protein L14 codes for MIQQESRLKVADNTGAKEILCIRVLGGSGRRYAGIGDVIVATVKDAIPGGNVKKGDVVKAVVVRTRKERRRPDGSYIKFDENAAVILRADGDPRGTRIFGPVGRELRDKKFMKIISLAPEVL; via the coding sequence GTGATCCAGCAGGAGTCGCGGCTGAAGGTCGCCGACAACACGGGTGCCAAGGAGATCCTCTGCATCCGCGTTCTCGGCGGCTCCGGGCGCCGCTACGCCGGCATCGGCGACGTCATCGTGGCGACCGTCAAGGACGCCATCCCCGGCGGCAACGTCAAGAAGGGCGACGTCGTCAAGGCCGTGGTCGTGCGCACTCGCAAGGAGCGCCGCCGCCCGGACGGCTCGTACATCAAGTTCGACGAGAACGCCGCGGTCATCCTGCGGGCGGACGGCGACCCGCGCGGCACCCGCATCTTCGGCCCCGTCGGCCGTGAGCTGCGGGACAAGAAGTTCATGAAGATCATCTCGCTGGCGCCGGAGGTGCTCTGA
- the rplX gene encoding 50S ribosomal protein L24, which translates to MAKLKIKKGDLVQVITGASQANGGDRGKQGKVIAVLPDTQRVIVEGVNRVKKHRKVGSTGRGGRTGGIETHEAPLHISNVMLVDPETKKPTRVGYRTETTERDGRERTVRVRVAKRSGKDI; encoded by the coding sequence ATGGCGAAGCTCAAGATCAAGAAGGGCGACCTCGTCCAGGTGATCACCGGGGCCTCGCAGGCCAACGGCGGCGACCGCGGCAAGCAGGGCAAGGTCATCGCGGTCCTCCCAGACACCCAGCGCGTCATCGTCGAGGGTGTCAACCGGGTCAAGAAGCACCGCAAGGTCGGCAGCACCGGCCGCGGTGGCCGCACCGGCGGGATCGAGACCCACGAGGCGCCGCTGCACATCAGCAACGTGATGCTCGTCGACCCGGAGACGAAGAAGCCCACCCGGGTCGGCTACCGCACCGAGACGACCGAGCGCGACGGCCGTGAGCGCACCGTGCGCGTCCGGGTCGCCAAGCGCTCCGGTAAGGACATCTGA
- the rplE gene encoding 50S ribosomal protein L5: MTQTTTATDYAGPRLRARYRDEIVPALREEFSYQNVMQVPGLVKVVVNMGVGDAARDAKLIEGAVRDLATITGQKPAVTRARKSIAQFKLREGMPIGAHTTLRGDRMWEFLDRLLSIALPRIRDFRGLSPKQFDGHGNYTFGLTEQSMFHEIDQDRVDRVRGMDITVVTTATTDDEGRALLRRLGFPFKED; encoded by the coding sequence ATGACCCAGACCACCACCGCGACCGACTACGCAGGCCCGCGCCTGCGGGCCCGCTACCGCGACGAGATCGTGCCGGCCCTGCGGGAGGAGTTCTCCTACCAGAACGTCATGCAGGTCCCCGGCCTGGTCAAGGTCGTCGTCAACATGGGTGTCGGTGACGCCGCCCGCGACGCCAAGCTCATCGAGGGTGCCGTGCGCGACCTGGCCACCATCACCGGCCAGAAGCCGGCGGTGACCAGGGCCCGCAAGTCGATCGCCCAGTTCAAGCTGCGCGAGGGCATGCCGATCGGGGCCCACACGACGCTGCGCGGGGACCGGATGTGGGAGTTCCTCGACCGGCTGCTGTCGATCGCCCTGCCGCGCATCCGTGACTTCCGCGGGCTGTCGCCCAAGCAGTTCGACGGCCACGGCAACTACACCTTCGGTCTCACCGAGCAGTCGATGTTCCACGAGATCGACCAGGACCGCGTCGACCGTGTCCGCGGCATGGACATCACGGTCGTCACGACAGCCACGACGGACGACGAGGGGCGTGCCCTGCTGCGCCGGCTCGGCTTCCCCTTCAAGGAGGACTGA
- a CDS encoding type Z 30S ribosomal protein S14 translates to MAKKALIAKAARKPKYEVRAYTRCQRCGRPHSVYRKFGLCRVCLREMAHAGELPGVTKSSW, encoded by the coding sequence ATGGCCAAGAAGGCGCTGATCGCCAAGGCCGCGCGCAAGCCGAAGTACGAGGTGCGCGCCTACACCCGGTGCCAGCGGTGCGGTCGTCCGCACTCCGTGTACCGCAAGTTCGGGCTGTGCCGCGTGTGCCTGCGCGAGATGGCCCACGCCGGGGAGCTCCCCGGCGTCACGAAGAGCAGCTGGTAA
- the rpsH gene encoding 30S ribosomal protein S8: protein MTMTDPIADMLTRVRNANAAYHDTVSMPYSKLKSRIAEILQAEGYIAGWKVEDAEVGKKLVVELKFGPNRERSIAGIRRVSKPGLRVYAKSTNLPRVLGGLGVAIISTSSGLLTDRQAAKQGVGGEVLAYVW, encoded by the coding sequence ATGACCATGACCGACCCGATCGCGGACATGCTGACCCGCGTGCGGAACGCCAACGCGGCGTACCACGACACGGTGAGCATGCCGTACAGCAAGCTGAAGTCCCGGATCGCCGAGATCCTCCAGGCCGAGGGGTACATCGCCGGCTGGAAGGTCGAGGACGCCGAGGTGGGCAAGAAGCTCGTCGTCGAGCTCAAGTTCGGCCCCAACCGCGAGCGGTCCATCGCCGGCATCCGCCGGGTGAGCAAGCCCGGTCTGCGGGTGTACGCCAAGTCGACCAACCTGCCCCGCGTCCTGGGTGGCCTCGGCGTCGCGATCATCTCGACGTCGTCCGGGCTGCTCACCGACCGACAGGCAGCCAAGCAGGGCGTGGGCGGGGAAGTCCTCGCCTACGTCTGGTGA
- the rplF gene encoding 50S ribosomal protein L6, whose amino-acid sequence MSRIGRQPVPVPSGVDVTIDGRTVNVKGPKGTLSHTVAAPIEVNRGEDGAVTVTRPDDSRESRSLHGLTRTLIANMVTGVTEGYEKKLEIVGTGYRVTAKGSNLEFALGFSHPVLVTPPEGVTFAVESPTRFSVSGIDKQAVGEVAANIRKLRRPDPYKGKGVRYAGEQIRRKVGKAGK is encoded by the coding sequence ATGTCCCGCATCGGCAGGCAGCCCGTCCCGGTCCCGTCCGGCGTCGACGTGACGATCGACGGCCGCACCGTGAACGTCAAGGGCCCCAAGGGGACGCTGAGCCACACCGTGGCAGCCCCCATCGAGGTGAACCGCGGCGAGGACGGTGCCGTGACCGTCACCCGTCCCGACGACAGCCGCGAGTCCCGCTCGCTGCACGGCCTGACCCGGACGCTGATCGCCAACATGGTGACCGGCGTGACCGAGGGCTACGAGAAGAAGCTCGAGATCGTCGGCACCGGCTACCGGGTGACCGCCAAGGGCTCGAACCTCGAGTTCGCCCTCGGCTTCAGCCACCCGGTCCTCGTCACCCCGCCGGAGGGCGTCACCTTCGCGGTGGAGTCCCCGACGAGGTTCTCGGTCTCCGGCATCGACAAGCAGGCCGTCGGTGAGGTGGCCGCGAACATCCGCAAGCTGCGTCGTCCGGACCCGTACAAGGGCAAGGGTGTCCGGTACGCCGGGGAGCAGATCCGCCGCAAGGTCGGAAAGGCTGGTAAGTAG
- the rplR gene encoding 50S ribosomal protein L18 has translation MAIGIKGKGTRVARSRRQLRVRKKVAGTAVRPRLVVNRSTRHVFVQVVDDERGHTLASASTMEADLRGLDGDKTAKARRVGELVAQRAKAAGIEAVVFDRGGNRYHGRVAAVAEGARSAGLAL, from the coding sequence ATGGCGATCGGTATCAAGGGCAAGGGCACGCGGGTCGCCCGCAGCCGTCGTCAGCTGCGCGTCCGCAAGAAGGTCGCCGGCACCGCGGTGCGGCCGCGGCTGGTCGTCAACCGCTCGACCCGGCACGTCTTCGTGCAGGTCGTGGACGACGAGCGCGGCCACACGCTGGCCTCGGCCTCCACCATGGAGGCGGACCTGCGCGGGCTGGACGGCGACAAGACGGCCAAGGCGCGCCGGGTCGGCGAGCTCGTGGCTCAGCGGGCCAAGGCGGCCGGCATCGAGGCCGTGGTCTTCGACCGCGGCGGCAACCGCTACCACGGCCGCGTCGCGGCCGTCGCCGAGGGCGCCCGGTCCGCCGGGCTCGCCCTGTAA
- the rpsE gene encoding 30S ribosomal protein S5, whose product MAGPQRRGSSGAAGGGERRDRRDRDNRRGDDRDKTQYVERVVTINRVAKVVKGGRRFSFTALVVVGDGDGTVGVGYGKAKEVPAAIAKGVEEAKKNFFKVPRIQGTIPHPITGEAAAGVVLLRPASPGTGVIAGGPVRAVLECAGIHDVLSKSLGSDNAINIVHATVAALRGLERPEEVAARRGLPIEDVAPAALLRARAAGVGA is encoded by the coding sequence ATGGCTGGACCCCAGCGCAGGGGCAGCAGCGGCGCCGCCGGTGGCGGCGAGCGCCGTGACCGGCGCGACCGCGACAACCGTCGCGGCGACGACCGGGACAAGACCCAGTACGTCGAGCGCGTGGTGACCATCAACCGCGTCGCCAAGGTCGTCAAGGGCGGCCGCCGCTTCAGCTTCACCGCACTCGTCGTCGTCGGTGACGGCGACGGCACCGTCGGCGTCGGCTACGGCAAGGCGAAGGAGGTGCCGGCCGCGATCGCCAAGGGCGTGGAGGAGGCCAAGAAGAACTTCTTCAAGGTCCCCCGGATCCAGGGCACGATCCCGCACCCGATCACCGGCGAGGCGGCGGCCGGGGTCGTGCTGCTGCGCCCGGCGTCGCCCGGTACCGGCGTCATCGCCGGGGGCCCGGTGCGGGCCGTGCTGGAGTGCGCCGGCATCCACGACGTGCTGAGCAAGTCCCTCGGCTCGGACAACGCGATCAACATCGTCCACGCGACCGTGGCCGCCCTGCGCGGCCTCGAGCGCCCCGAGGAGGTGGCCGCGCGTCGCGGCCTGCCGATCGAGGACGTCGCGCCCGCCGCCCTGCTGCGGGCCCGTGCTGCCGGGGTCGGTGCCTGA